A window from bacterium encodes these proteins:
- a CDS encoding alpha/beta hydrolase, whose amino-acid sequence MDLDPDIRTYLDQMAAEGASPVYEVPVEETRRVVEARAPLMFGPVEDVAAVRELGVPGPAGAIRTRVYTPVASPPLPTLVYFHGGGWVTGSLDTHDGVCRALANRTPCLVVSVDYRMAPEHRFPAAADDAWAVTAWSADHIRELGGDPSRLAVGGDSAGGNLAAVVALRARHAGAPRLRLQLLIYPVTDHDFRAPSYERNATGYALTRDAMRWYWDQYVPVVAHRNNPDASPLRAGDLRGLAPAAVLTCEYDPLLDEGASYACRLTEAGVPTSHRHYAGLIHGVVRMPRITPRAWELIDDSARALREAFQTSVRR is encoded by the coding sequence ATGGACCTCGATCCTGACATTCGCACCTACCTCGACCAGATGGCCGCCGAAGGTGCGAGCCCCGTCTACGAGGTGCCGGTCGAGGAAACCCGGCGTGTGGTGGAGGCGCGGGCTCCCCTCATGTTCGGCCCCGTCGAGGACGTCGCCGCCGTGCGCGAGCTCGGCGTCCCCGGTCCGGCAGGCGCGATCCGTACGCGCGTGTACACGCCCGTTGCGTCGCCGCCGCTGCCGACCCTCGTCTATTTCCACGGAGGCGGGTGGGTGACCGGCAGCCTCGATACACACGACGGCGTGTGCCGCGCGCTCGCAAACAGAACACCCTGCCTCGTGGTGTCCGTCGACTACCGGATGGCTCCCGAACATCGCTTCCCAGCGGCTGCCGACGACGCCTGGGCGGTCACGGCGTGGAGCGCCGACCACATCCGGGAACTGGGGGGCGACCCCTCTCGCCTCGCGGTCGGCGGAGACAGCGCCGGCGGCAACCTGGCGGCGGTGGTGGCACTGCGAGCGCGTCACGCCGGGGCGCCACGACTGCGCCTGCAACTGCTCATCTACCCGGTCACCGATCACGACTTCCGCGCACCCTCCTATGAGCGCAATGCAACGGGCTACGCGCTGACTCGCGACGCCATGCGCTGGTATTGGGATCAGTATGTGCCCGTGGTGGCCCACCGCAACAACCCGGACGCGTCGCCGCTGCGCGCCGGCGATCTCCGCGGACTCGCGCCCGCCGCGGTCCTGACGTGCGAGTACGACCCGCTCCTGGATGAAGGCGCGTCCTACGCTTGTCGGCTGACCGAGGCCGGCGTGCCGACCTCCCACCGACACTACGCGGGGCTGATCCACGGCGTCGTGCGCATGCCCCGAATCACCCCGAGGGCGTGGGAGTTGATCGACGACTCGGCGCGGGCGCTTCGCGAGGCGTTCCAGACGAGCGTTCGGCGGTAG